From a region of the Zingiber officinale cultivar Zhangliang chromosome 10B, Zo_v1.1, whole genome shotgun sequence genome:
- the LOC122030073 gene encoding hexose carrier protein HEX6-like produces MDPFLEKFFPAVHANMSGAGAHASNYCKFDSQLLTAFTSSLYIAGFFSSLCASPVTQALGRRASMLLGGAFFTAGAILGGLAADVYMLILGRVLLGVGLGFTNQSVPLYLSEMAPPQHRGAINNAFDLFVGLGVLSANLVNYGVNKLHVNWGWRLSLSAALLPAAVLSLGALFLPDTPNSVLLRRLHNSNSSPEDSARILLQKIRGTADVEAELQDMLAAASSASTKSTSSILARKFRPQLVMAVLIPFFKQMTGINVVGFYAPVIFRTIGLSESFSLLSAVLTGVISTAFIAVGMLIVDRVGRRVLFVVGGVLMLATHVVVGGVLWTQLKDHGAMDSGYAYWVLGSICVYVAGFGVSWGPLGWLVPSEIFTLEVRSTGQSVVVAVGMAGAAVMGQTLLAMLCRMRAGVFFFFAGWLAVMTAFVVALVPETKGVPIERMEVVWRGHWFWRKMVVEEEKEAR; encoded by the exons ATGGATCCCTTTTTGGAGAAATTCTTCCCGGCAGTGCACGCGAACATGAGCGGCGCCGGCGCGCACGCCAGCAACTACTGCAAATTCGACAGCCAGTTGCTGACGGCGTTCACCTCGTCGCTCTACATCGCTGGTTTCTTCTCCTCCCTCTGTGCGTCGCCGGTGACGCAGGCGCTCGGCCGCCGCGCCTCCATGCTCCTTGGCGGCGCCTTCTTCACTGCTGGAGCGATCCTCGGTGGCCTCGCCGCCGACGTGTACATGCTCATCTTGGGACGCGTCCTCCTCGGCGTCGGCCTAGGCTTCaccaaccaa TCCGTACCTCTGTATCTATCGGAAATGGCTCCGCCGCAGCACCGCGGCGCCATCAATAACGCCTTCGATCTCTTCGTCGGCCTTGGCGTCCTCTCCGCCAACCTCGTCAACTACGGCGTCAACAAGCTCCACGTGAACTGGGGCTGGCGACTCTCGCTTTCCGCCGCCCTCCTCCCCGCCGCCGTCCTTTCCCTCGGCGCCCTCTTCCTCCCCGACACTCCCAACAGCGTCCTGCTTCGCCGCCTCCATAACAGCAACTCCTCTCCGGAAGATTCCGCTCGAATCCTCCTCCAAAAGATCCGAGGAACCGCCGACGTCGAGGCCGAGCTCCAAGACATGCTCGCTGCCGCTTCCTCTGCCTCCACGAAATCTACTTCTTCGATCTTGGCGAGGAAGTTCCGGCCACAGCTGGTGATGGCGGTTCTCATCCCGTTCTTCAAGCAGATGACCGGCATCAACGTCGTCGGCTTCTACGCGCCGGTGATCTTTCGCACGATCGGTCTCAGCGAAAGCTTCTCGCTCTTGTCCGCCGTCCTCACCGGAGTCATCAGCACGGCCTTCATCGCCGTCGGCATGTTAATCGTCGACCGGGTTGGCCGGCGAGTCCTGTTCGTCGTCGGCGGAGTGCTGATGCTGGCGACGCACGTCGTGGTGGGCGGCGTCCTGTGGACGCAGCTGAAGGACCACGGCGCGATGGACAGTGGGTACGCGTACTGGGTGCTGGGGTCCATCTGCGTCTACGTGGCGGGTTTTGGGGTGTCATGGGGCCCGCTGGGGTGGTTGGTGCCGAGCGAGATATTCACGCTGGAGGTGCGGTCGACGGGGCAGAGCGTGGTGGTGGCGGTGGGAATGGCGGGGGCGGCGGTGATGGGGCAGACGCTGCTGGCGATGCTGTGCAGGATGAGGGCGGGGGTGTTCTTCTTCTTCGCGGGGTGGCTGGCGGTGATGACGGCGTTCGTGGTGGCGCTGGTGCCAGAGACGAAGGGAGTGCCGATCGAGAGGATGGAGGTGGTGTGGAGGGGGCACTGGTTTTGGAGGAAGATGGtggtggaggaggagaaggaagcacGGTGA